The sequence below is a genomic window from Photobacterium atrarenae.
GACCTGATGCACGAAGGCAAAAGTATCCGCAGCGTGATCCACTACGCCAAGTAATCCTCACCGCCACAGCGTTGCCCCGGTAATGCTGTGGCGCTCACGCGAGAGCCAATCATCTATGACGATAGAAAACATCAGTGCCAATAAAAGCTTCGGCGGCTGGCACAAACAATATACCCACCGCGCTGACACCCTCAGCTGTGAGATGCGTTTTGCCATCTACCTGCCGCCACAGGTTGCGACCGGCACCAAGGTCCCGGTGGTGTACTGGCTGTCGGGGCTGACCTGCACGGACGAGAATTTTATGCAGAAAGCCGGTGCCCAGCGCGTTGCGGCTGAGCTGGGCGTGGCCATTGTGGCCCCGGATACCAGCCCGCGCGGCGATGAAGTACCGGACGATCCTGACGCCAGCTATGACTTCGGCCTCGGTGCCGGCTTCTATGTCAATGCGACCCAACCGCCGTGGAACCGACACTACCGCATGTACGACTACGTGGTCCATGAGCTCCCCACGCTGATTGAAGCCAACTTCCCGGTCAGCCCGCAGCGGGCGATCTGCGGCCACTCTATGGGCGGCCATGGCGCGTTGATGATCGCCCTGCGTAACCCAACCCGCTAC
It includes:
- the fghA gene encoding S-formylglutathione hydrolase, whose protein sequence is MTIENISANKSFGGWHKQYTHRADTLSCEMRFAIYLPPQVATGTKVPVVYWLSGLTCTDENFMQKAGAQRVAAELGVAIVAPDTSPRGDEVPDDPDASYDFGLGAGFYVNATQPPWNRHYRMYDYVVHELPTLIEANFPVSPQRAICGHSMGGHGALMIALRNPTRYSSVSAFSPISHPMNCPWGQKAFTGYLGDDQSQWAQYDSCELMKQTSEPVPALVDQGDQDPFLNEQLNPEALQHAAKQSQYPLELRMQTGYDHSYYFIASFIEDHLRFHAGHFQAN